One segment of Macadamia integrifolia cultivar HAES 741 unplaced genomic scaffold, SCU_Mint_v3 scaffold3057, whole genome shotgun sequence DNA contains the following:
- the LOC122067682 gene encoding protein NRT1/ PTR FAMILY 5.6-like isoform X2: protein MSYLMDVLDEKLPQAAATANIRIGVTAMMEIVGAFLGDAYIGRYQTILYATIINVTGLSLLAVSASNLILKTRAFTGSEQIAMFRVGLFLVALGKAGLAPTLKIFVADQLTSSSEELEDKQAKTRINFWWFTGVNLGAAAGIVLLAFVEGRQEWLMGYAVLALTMFVTLLVFIYGKSVYNCKVPCGSVLARASHVFVAAMFKRHLKCPPDACQLYRGDCSQLPQTTSLRILRNRETTGGFVL from the exons ATGTCATATCTGATGGATGTTTTGGATGAGAAGCTCCCTCAAGCTGCAGCAACAGCTAACATAAGAATAGGTGTCACTGCCATGATGGAAATCGTTGGAGCTTTCCTTGGTGATGCTTACATAGGTCGCTACCAGACAATACTCTATGCCACCATCATTAACGTCACT GGGTTGTCCCTTTTAGCAGTTTCAGCTTCAAATCTAATTTTGAAGACAAGGGCTTTTACTGGCTCAGAGCAAATTGCCATGTTCCGAGTGGGCTTGTTTCTTGTAGCACTTGGCAAGGCTGGTCTTGCTCCTACATTAAAAATCTTTGTGGCTGATCAGTTGACATCTAGTAGTGAAGAACTGGAAGATAAGCAAGCTAAGACTCGTATCAACTTTTGGTGGTTCACCGGAGTGAACTTAGGGGCAGCAGCTGGCATTGTCTTACTTGCCTTTGTTGAAGGGAGACAAGAGTGGCTAATGGGTTATGCTGTCCTAGCTCTAACCATGTTTGTCACACTGCTAGTCTTTATTTATGGAAAGTCAGTCTACAACTGCAAAGTACCCTGTGGTAGTGTTCTAGCACGTGCTTCCCATGTTTTTGTAGCTGCCATGTTCAAGAGACATCTCAAATGCCCTCCCGATGCTTGTCAACTCTATCGAGGAGACTGCTCACAGTTACCTCAGACAACTAGCTTGAG GATCTTGAGGAACAGAGAAACAACTGGAGGCTTTGTTCTGTGA
- the LOC122067682 gene encoding protein NRT1/ PTR FAMILY 5.4-like isoform X1 produces the protein MSYLMDVLDEKLPQAAATANIRIGVTAMMEIVGAFLGDAYIGRYQTILYATIINVTGLSLLAVSASNLILKTRAFTGSEQIAMFRVGLFLVALGKAGLAPTLKIFVADQLTSSSEELEDKQAKTRINFWWFTGVNLGAAAGIVLLAFVEGRQEWLMGYAVLALTMFVTLLVFIYGKSVYNCKVPCGSVLARASHVFVAAMFKRHLKCPPDACQLYRGDCSQLPQTTSLRFLDKAAIIESLSLSQDLEEQRNNWRLCSVTEVEETKLLLRMFPMWTTFLIYGLVRSLGSTFFLQQGSNMNRNLGSIRLPLPFLLIFSKFSSVQIGWHCKQFSKKLKFTSTRRIGIGMFFSVLCCCTASLVEIRRLGVVTQHGLLDKPKDTVPMSVFWLGPQFLLLGTMDGFVYFGIKNFFLGQVPESMRNFVPSFCASVIGTGSLLSVAVIAASDKSSRQGGQPGWLADTVNRSHLDYFFWILTILSCINLCFYGLVSSIYSYKKSSEEAELNGHFADISL, from the exons ATGTCATATCTGATGGATGTTTTGGATGAGAAGCTCCCTCAAGCTGCAGCAACAGCTAACATAAGAATAGGTGTCACTGCCATGATGGAAATCGTTGGAGCTTTCCTTGGTGATGCTTACATAGGTCGCTACCAGACAATACTCTATGCCACCATCATTAACGTCACT GGGTTGTCCCTTTTAGCAGTTTCAGCTTCAAATCTAATTTTGAAGACAAGGGCTTTTACTGGCTCAGAGCAAATTGCCATGTTCCGAGTGGGCTTGTTTCTTGTAGCACTTGGCAAGGCTGGTCTTGCTCCTACATTAAAAATCTTTGTGGCTGATCAGTTGACATCTAGTAGTGAAGAACTGGAAGATAAGCAAGCTAAGACTCGTATCAACTTTTGGTGGTTCACCGGAGTGAACTTAGGGGCAGCAGCTGGCATTGTCTTACTTGCCTTTGTTGAAGGGAGACAAGAGTGGCTAATGGGTTATGCTGTCCTAGCTCTAACCATGTTTGTCACACTGCTAGTCTTTATTTATGGAAAGTCAGTCTACAACTGCAAAGTACCCTGTGGTAGTGTTCTAGCACGTGCTTCCCATGTTTTTGTAGCTGCCATGTTCAAGAGACATCTCAAATGCCCTCCCGATGCTTGTCAACTCTATCGAGGAGACTGCTCACAGTTACCTCAGACAACTAGCTTGAG GTTCCTTGACAAAGCAGCCATCATAGAATCACTGTCTCTGTCTCAGGATCTTGAGGAACAGAGAAACAACTGGAGGCTTTGTTCTGTGACGGAAGTTGAAGAAACCAAGCTTCTGTTACGAATGTTTCCCATGTGGACAACCTTCCTCATCTATGGCCTAGTGAGGTCTTTGGGGAGCACTTTTTTTCTCCAACAGGGAAGCAACATGAACCGTAACCTCGGCTCAATAAGgcttcctcttcccttcctattaatattttccaaattttcaagTGTACAAATTGGTTGGCACTGCAAACAATTCTCAAAGAAGTTGAAATTTACCTCCACAAgaagaattggaattggaatgtTCTTCTCTGTTCTTTGCTGTTGCACTGCTTCATTGGTAGAGATTAGAAGGTTAGGTGTTGTCACACAACATGGTTTACTAGATAAGCCTAAAGATACTGTCCCCATGAGTGTCTTCTGGCTTGGCCCCCAGTTCTTATTGCTAGGAACAATGGAtggatttgtttattttggcATCAAAAATTTTTTCCTCGGGCAAGTTCCTGAGTCAATGAGGAACTTTGTACCTTCATTCTGTGCAAGTGTCATTGGGACAGGAAGCTTACTCAGTGTTGCTGTCATTGCTGCATCAGATAAATCTAGCAGACAAGGAGGACAACCAGGGTGGCTTGCAGATACTGTAAACAGGAGCCatttagattattttttttggatactAACAATATTGAGCTGCATCAATCTTTGTTTTTACGGATTGGTCTCAAGTATCTATTCCTACAAGAAATCTTCAGAAGAAGCTGAACTCAATGGTCACTTTGCGGACATAAGTTTATGA